In the Streptomyces fradiae ATCC 10745 = DSM 40063 genome, one interval contains:
- a CDS encoding ABC transporter substrate-binding protein: MCRAADLALRSALALLLALSAACGSRLPERDFTTRPPTAPGTTAPSTGPSGTAAPDAAGPPIRVGVIASATSPVGGDALTGPRDGALAYFAALNARGGIDGRRVEPVTCDDGGSGAGNHTCVTELVEEKRVFALVATTALDYAAASRVSRAEVPDIGGQPIGPAYDTYPHLYGIYGSSAPRTGDRPGWNGVLYGGTEVYRYFKQVHGARTAAVVSYNQPSSAAYARLVSRGLRAEGYQVFEEQVDFALPNFRAVAADLRARRPDLVLDALDGHGNARLCEAMDAAGAIPTAKVTHAQNWDSTVPDAYAKAPRCRNALWATGSSRNHDDTSHPAVRAFRAAMDAHAEGVAIRSQWQLEGWAAAMWFTDAARSCLAGGPRGLTRACVERYVERPEPYTADGLLLPVRFERLERPPATRRACLSVARWKDGEGWVTQGDMNDNCATVPQLGYRP, encoded by the coding sequence ATGTGCCGGGCTGCTGACCTCGCCCTCCGGTCGGCGCTCGCGCTCCTCCTCGCGCTGAGCGCCGCCTGCGGCAGCCGGCTGCCCGAGCGGGACTTCACCACCCGGCCCCCCACCGCACCGGGCACCACCGCGCCGTCCACCGGCCCGTCCGGCACCGCCGCGCCGGACGCCGCCGGGCCGCCGATCCGCGTCGGCGTCATCGCCAGCGCCACCAGCCCCGTCGGCGGGGACGCCCTCACCGGGCCGCGCGACGGCGCCCTGGCCTACTTCGCCGCGCTCAACGCCCGCGGCGGGATCGACGGCCGCCGCGTCGAACCGGTCACCTGCGACGACGGCGGCAGCGGCGCCGGCAACCACACCTGCGTCACCGAACTCGTCGAGGAGAAGCGGGTGTTCGCCCTGGTCGCCACCACGGCCCTCGACTACGCCGCCGCCTCCCGCGTCTCGCGCGCCGAGGTCCCCGACATCGGCGGCCAGCCCATCGGACCCGCTTACGACACCTACCCCCACCTGTACGGGATCTACGGCAGCTCCGCGCCCCGCACCGGGGACCGGCCGGGCTGGAACGGCGTCCTGTACGGCGGTACCGAGGTCTACCGCTACTTCAAGCAGGTCCACGGCGCCCGCACCGCCGCCGTGGTCTCCTACAACCAGCCGTCCTCCGCCGCGTACGCCCGCCTCGTCAGCCGCGGCCTGCGGGCCGAGGGGTACCAGGTCTTCGAGGAGCAGGTCGACTTCGCCCTGCCCAACTTCCGGGCCGTCGCCGCCGACCTGCGCGCCCGCCGCCCCGACCTCGTCCTCGACGCCCTCGACGGCCACGGCAACGCCCGGCTGTGCGAGGCGATGGACGCGGCCGGCGCGATCCCCACCGCCAAGGTCACCCACGCGCAGAACTGGGACTCCACCGTCCCCGACGCCTACGCGAAGGCCCCGCGCTGCCGCAACGCCCTCTGGGCGACCGGCTCCAGCCGCAACCACGACGACACCTCCCACCCGGCCGTGCGCGCGTTCCGCGCCGCCATGGACGCCCACGCCGAGGGCGTGGCGATCCGCTCGCAGTGGCAGCTGGAGGGGTGGGCCGCCGCCATGTGGTTCACCGACGCGGCGCGCTCCTGCCTCGCCGGCGGGCCCCGCGGCCTCACCCGCGCCTGCGTCGAGCGCTATGTCGAGCGCCCCGAGCCGTACACCGCGGACGGGCTGCTGCTGCCCGTGCGGTTCGAGCGCCTCGAACGGCCGCCGGCCACCCGCCGCGCCTGCCTGTCCGTGGCCCGCTGGAAG